AAGGGTATCGTTTTGATCGCATGAGAATGTTTGGGGCGGATAGGTGTTAAATTGGATCACATAAGCAAAGGAATGGATCACTTAAACGAATGATTGGATCAGAAAGGGTATCGTTTTGATCGCATGAGAATGTTTGGGGCGGATAGGTGTTACATTGGATCACATAAGCAAAGGAATGGATCACTTAAACGAATATTGGATCAGAAAGGGTATCGTTTTGATCGCATAATAATGTTTGGGGCGGATAGGCATTACATTGGATCACATCAAGGGTAGATGATTAATAACGAAACTATTTTAGCACTGTTCCGTCTTATTATTTTGAACATTCGAGCTAAAAAACGTATATTCTAAAATCTAAAAAACTAGTGTATACTTGATGCTTGAGAGAGAAGAAATTACTATTTTTTAACAAGATTGATTAATTAAGAGCGGAGAAGTTAGATATGGTTTTTAGTAGCCTAATATTTTTATACGTATTTTTACCAATTGTAATTCTTTTATATTTTATATTGCCGAAGATATTTCGTAATACGATTCTTTTAATCGCGAGTCTGTTCTTCTATGCATGGGGAGAGCCCACATATGTTGTGTTAATGCTGATTTCCATTTTGTTTAACTATATCATGGGTCTCATTATTGATAAGGCAGATGTGAAATCAAAACGGCTAAGTCTACTCTGGATTACGATTCTATTAAACTTTGCTATTCTTGGGTATTACAAATACGCTGGATTCTTTATCGATATATATTCAGACATTACTGGTCAAACTATTGAATGGGAAGCAGTACCTTTGCCAATCGGTATATCTTTCTATACATTCCAAGCAGTCAGCTACATAATCGATGTGTATCGTAGAGATGTAAAAGCACAGCGAAGTTTAATCGATTTATCGTTATTTATTTCCCTGTTTCCACAGCTTGTCGCAGGGCCAATTGTACGTTATCAAACGATTGCTGAACAAATTAAACAACGTTTTGTAGCAAGCTCTGATTTAATGATTGGGACAAGACGTTTCATTCAAGGTTTAGGGAAAAAAGTATTAATCGCCAATCCAATGGGATCTGTTGCTGATGAAGTGTTTGCCATATCGGCGGCTGATTTAACTACAGGTACCGCATGGGTAGGAATTATCGCATACTCATTGCAAATCTATTTTGATTTCTCTGGTTACAGTGATATGGCCATCGGGTTAGCTCGCATTTTTGGTTTTAATTTTGAAGAAAACTTCAATTATCCATACATAGCACAATCAATAACTGAATTTTGGCGTAGATGGCATATTTCATTAAGTTCATGGTTTAGAGATTATGTGTACTTCCCACTTGGCGGAAGTCGAGTAAGTCATCAGTGGAAAGTTTATCGTAACTTATTAATTGTATGGACGTTTACGGGGTTCTGGCATGGTGCTAGTTGGACATTTATGGCATGGGGCTTTTACTACGGAATTCTCATCTGTTTAGAAAAGAAATTCTTACTCAATTGGTTGAGCAAAATTCCGAGGGTTGTTCGCCATATATATGTACTAATTCTTGTAATGATTGGATGGGTGTTCTTTAGAGCGGATAACTTTACGTATTCATTTGACTATATTAAAACAATGTTCTTTATTACAGAGAATGAATTTTACGACTATAGTACACTGATTTATTTACAGGATTACGGAATTTATTTCGCTCTGGCAATTGTACTTGCGATTCCAATCTATATGGTGTATCAAAATTGGACGGAAGCAAGAGCTGAGCAGTCGCTTGCTTTTGCAGCATCACTCCGAGTTTGGCAAACTGTTTATTACATGGTGTTAATTTTAATTGTTACAATGTATTTAGTAAATGCAACACACAATCCATTCATTTACTTTAGATTCTAGGTGAAAAACATGAAAATTTTAAATTATTTATTACCTATAGCTTTTATTTGTACATTGGTTGGTGGATTGGCGCTCCATCTTGTCATTAAAGATCGTCCCACTTCTAACATGGAGAACCGTACTCTTCAAACAGTTGCTGAATTAGATGTATCAGTTGAAAGTACACTCAATGGGGAATTGACGAAAAAAGTAGAATCATATATATCCGATCAGTTCCCATTCCGTGATGCTTGGATGAAGGCATATGTGCAAGCGCAAGGAAAGATGGGGAAAACCTATATAAATGATTCCTATTTCGTGGACTATGCAAGTGGGTGGATCATTTCTAAACCAGTTCTGGAGATGAAGAAGGAAGAGGAATTGGCTACATTTGCTGATGGTTTTGTGGAAATTCAGGATGGATTAAACGAACATGACATTCCAATGGCGTTTTTCACTTTCCCAGCAAAGGCGACTTATGTTCGTAACCCGAGCCCAGCTTATTTACCTGATGATACAGGCGAAGAAAGCAATCGTTTGTTGCACAGTATTATGACTGAAAAGGGTATTGATAATGCAGTACTGATGGATTTCATTGGAGATGAAGTCGATGTCCATGATATGTACTTCAAAACTGACCACCACTGGAATATCTATGGCGCCTATCAAGGGTATGAGGCATTAATGGAAAACATCAGTGCGCGGATTGATGAGGATATAGAACCGATTGCATATGATGAAGCAGCGAACGTATGCTTAGAGAATGAATTTGTTGGCTCATGGAATAAACAACTGTACATGACAGTCAATAGTGATGATCAAGTTTGCTACAACTATCCCAAATCCTTTGAATCACAGTTCAAAATATACAAAGGACCTGTGGCAGAAGGTAAGGAAATTGCGTTTAATGATATTTATGGTTTAGTTAGAAATAATCCTGAAGAAGATACTGTTTCATATGCAACAGGATATACAGCTGATTACGGTGTATTAAATATTATAAATGAACATGCCGAATCAGATAAGCATATCGTTGTTGTAAAGGATTCCTATTTCAATGCGATTCAATTCCACGTAGCCAGTCATTTTAAACAATTGACGGTGTTGGATTTACGTTATATCGAAGAAAATCCAGTTGATTTTATCTCTGAGTTAGACGCAGATTATGTATTCTTTGTTTATAATGATCGTAACTTCAATGTAGTAGAGATTTATTAATAAATAAGCGTATTCGATGTTGATTCGGGTACGCTTTTTTTAATTAAACAAGAATTTCATTTAATCGCTCCATAATGTGTTCGAATCGCTCTATTTTGTGTCCAAATCGATCAGAAATGTGACAATATCGATCTATTTAATTAAGAGTCTATCCGCTCCAATCACATGTATAAGTGCTCCAAATGATAATCCATCCGCTCAAAAAATCACGAATGCAAAACAAGTGATCCAAACGCAGATTTATATGCTCGAAACCAAAACGTATCCGCTCCAATCACATGTATAAGTGCTCCAAATGATAGTCTATCCGCTCAAAAAATCACGAATAACAAAACAAGTGATCCAAACGCAGATTTATATGCTCTAAACCAAAACGTATCCGCTCCAATCACATGTATAAGTGCTCCAAACGATAGCCTATCCACTAAAAAAATAGTAAGTGATCAAATAAAAACTTATTCCCTCGAAACGAAAATACATCCGCTTCAATCCCATACACAAATGATCAACCATAATAAGTTCTACAAAACATCATCTCAAAATTAAATTCTATAATTCTTTAAAAAGGAATATCATAAATTAATATAAATAAATTGGACGGAAAGTAAACTTATTCTGATATTTTAGATTGTATAGGAGGGGATGAATACTTGAACATTGTCATTGAAAATGCATTTTCGAATTTCAAATTCTATCAAAATAATATTCCATTAAATTATCAAAAGATGATAGAAAAATATCCCTCTGACTATATTGCGTTGGGGGCTCGAAGTGAAGATTCATTTATAGGAATCATACTGGCGAAGAAAAATTTAAAAATATCAATTATAGAAATTGTTTATTTAGCTGTAAGTGATTGGAATAAAAATACAGGCGTTGAAGAAATGTTAATTTATGCATTGGAAGACAGAGTAAAAAAAGAAAAATTTCACTTTATTAACTTTGATTATTTAGATAATAATGACTCGGAATACTTAAAATATATTGATGGAATTCTCCGGAAAAATAACTGGTCATCTTTACAATCAAAA
Above is a genomic segment from Lysinibacillus sp. PLM2 containing:
- a CDS encoding membrane protein encodes the protein MKILNYLLPIAFICTLVGGLALHLVIKDRPTSNMENRTLQTVAELDVSVESTLNGELTKKVESYISDQFPFRDAWMKAYVQAQGKMGKTYINDSYFVDYASGWIISKPVLEMKKEEELATFADGFVEIQDGLNEHDIPMAFFTFPAKATYVRNPSPAYLPDDTGEESNRLLHSIMTEKGIDNAVLMDFIGDEVDVHDMYFKTDHHWNIYGAYQGYEALMENISARIDEDIEPIAYDEAANVCLENEFVGSWNKQLYMTVNSDDQVCYNYPKSFESQFKIYKGPVAEGKEIAFNDIYGLVRNNPEEDTVSYATGYTADYGVLNIINEHAESDKHIVVVKDSYFNAIQFHVASHFKQLTVLDLRYIEENPVDFISELDADYVFFVYNDRNFNVVEIY
- a CDS encoding alginate O-acetylation protein, with product MLMLISILFNYIMGLIIDKADVKSKRLSLLWITILLNFAILGYYKYAGFFIDIYSDITGQTIEWEAVPLPIGISFYTFQAVSYIIDVYRRDVKAQRSLIDLSLFISLFPQLVAGPIVRYQTIAEQIKQRFVASSDLMIGTRRFIQGLGKKVLIANPMGSVADEVFAISAADLTTGTAWVGIIAYSLQIYFDFSGYSDMAIGLARIFGFNFEENFNYPYIAQSITEFWRRWHISLSSWFRDYVYFPLGGSRVSHQWKVYRNLLIVWTFTGFWHGASWTFMAWGFYYGILICLEKKFLLNWLSKIPRVVRHIYVLILVMIGWVFFRADNFTYSFDYIKTMFFITENEFYDYSTLIYLQDYGIYFALAIVLAIPIYMVYQNWTEARAEQSLAFAASLRVWQTVYYMVLILIVTMYLVNATHNPFIYFRF